DNA sequence from the Bifidobacteriaceae bacterium genome:
CCGCCGGGATCCTGGGAGTAGCCAACCGGTTTGCGCTGGTGCTCGACCTGCTTTGCGCGGTGTTCGCGCTGGCCTGGGCCGAATCCGCCGCCGAGCAAATCGCGGCCAAAGACCGCGACGTCTTCTTCAACCGGGTGCTGGACCATGCGATCCGCGGTTTCGGGGGCGCGCTGATGGTGGTCATGATGGGGGCCGCCGTCGTCTTCCCCCTGTTGGCCGGCCCCGAGTTCGCGGCCGCCAGGGCCTATGTGCCGCCGCTCCTGGCTGGCGCGTTCCTCCACGGCATCGCCAATATCCCCTCCGGGGTGTACACGGCCACGCGGCTGACCGGGCGCGCTATGAAAACCTCGATCATCGCCGGGGCCGTCAACCTGGCCGTCAACCTCGCGCTGGTCTGGGTGATCGGGATCTGGGCGGCCGCCGCCTCCACCATCGCGGCCTTCGCGGTCATGATCGCGATCCGATTCAAAGACCTCCGGCCGATCGTCGCGCTGCGCGTCCGCCCCGCCACGGCCTGGCCGCTGGCGGCCGCTTGCGCGGCTGTGGGTTGTTGCTACTACCTGCCGGGCGTCGGTTGGACTGCGGCCGGCTGCGCCGTCGCGGCCGCGGTCGCCGCCTGGCTGAACCGCAACCTGGCCGCCCGTGCCCGCGCCGCCCTCGGGCGGCACGCCCCCGCCTGGTCGCGCCGCGCCAAGCGCCGCGCCGAACGCGGAGCCTTCCGGGCCTCGTTGACGGTCCGCCGGGCGTGGGCCAGGCGAGGCGGCGGCCGCTGTGTCCTCCTGCTCGGCACCCCAACCCATGGGAACTTGGGAGACCACGCCATTGTCCTCGCTGTCAGACACCTCCTCGCGGACGGCGGATTCCGCGGCAGAGTGATTGAAATAGCAGACCGCGCCTACCACCGCCACGCCGCCTGCATCCAAGCGCACGCCGCCCCCGACGACCTGGTGGCCATCCACGGCGGCGGGAACCTCGGAACCGTCTGGCCACTCGAAGACGACAAGATCACCGACATCATCCAACGCTTCAAGGACCACCACATCCTGGTGTTCCCCGAAACCTGCCACTACGACCAAGGGCCAGACGCGGAGCAAAGGCTCCGCCGCAACCAAGCCGCCTACCAGGCCGCCCGCCGCCTCACCCTCATGCTCCGCGACCGCGCCTCCCTCGACTTCGCGCGCCGCCACTTCCCAACCGCGCAGACCACCTTGGTCCCAGACTCCGTGCTATCCACACACAACGCGCCCACCAGCCGCCGCCGAAGCGGGGTGCTCGTCTGCCTGAGAACCGACCGGGAACAAGCGAACCGGGGGCTCCAAGCGGCGGCCGCCCGCATCCTCGAGCTCAAACAACTGCCCAGCCAGACCATTGACACCGTCATTCCCGGCAACCTCAGCCGCCGGGAGCGGCGCCGCGCGGTGCGCCGCATATGGCGGCGATTCGCCCGCTCCGAACTCGTCATCACCGACCGCCTCCACGGCATGGTCTTCGCCGCCATCACCGCCACACCCTGTGCCGCGTTCGACAACACCACCGGCAAAGTCAAGGGCACCTACGCCTTCCTCCGCCACCTCCACTACATCCGCTTCCTGGACGATCCGCAAGACCTGGATCGCGTGATCGATCAGCTAATCGGAGCCCCAGCGGCCTACCGTTTCGACTACCCGGCCGTTCCGCTGCCGCCGGCGAAGCACCCTTTGCTCCCA
Encoded proteins:
- a CDS encoding polysaccharide pyruvyl transferase family protein — its product is MGRGARLARATVMIGAGSFASRAVNLAMLPVYTRFLSPGEYGAADLVATIAALAGPLLTVDVASALFRFLVDAREDPARQRALVSTALIAAAAATVPVCVIGGAVGALLGWRVAPLCAAYLLAATASGLATQAARGLGKTAAFAFSGLAGAVAAVAVNLWLVVGFRLGLEGMLVGMTAAAVVAAIVTGSRLPLRSLISWRAGDRRLWRAMAAFSGPLVVSSVAWWAITLSDRTVVAVALGVSAAGILGVANRFALVLDLLCAVFALAWAESAAEQIAAKDRDVFFNRVLDHAIRGFGGALMVVMMGAAVVFPLLAGPEFAAARAYVPPLLAGAFLHGIANIPSGVYTATRLTGRAMKTSIIAGAVNLAVNLALVWVIGIWAAAASTIAAFAVMIAIRFKDLRPIVALRVRPATAWPLAAACAAVGCCYYLPGVGWTAAGCAVAAAVAAWLNRNLAARARAALGRHAPAWSRRAKRRAERGAFRASLTVRRAWARRGGGRCVLLLGTPTHGNLGDHAIVLAVRHLLADGGFRGRVIEIADRAYHRHAACIQAHAAPDDLVAIHGGGNLGTVWPLEDDKITDIIQRFKDHHILVFPETCHYDQGPDAEQRLRRNQAAYQAARRLTLMLRDRASLDFARRHFPTAQTTLVPDSVLSTHNAPTSRRRSGVLVCLRTDREQANRGLQAAAARILELKQLPSQTIDTVIPGNLSRRERRRAVRRIWRRFARSELVITDRLHGMVFAAITATPCAAFDNTTGKVKGTYAFLRHLHYIRFLDDPQDLDRVIDQLIGAPAAYRFDYPAVPLPPAKHPLLPTRAP